The Listeria sp. PSOL-1 genome includes a region encoding these proteins:
- a CDS encoding CPBP family intramembrane glutamic endopeptidase, whose translation MKSSKIDLKLIIGLIISAILIFITFNYTESFWYIYGASMLFLLSFSIFTVDLKKRYSFFGGLIPAIFSSVVLYIIFYLGALLLKILPFGLDKSVRAAFSTFATDSWPIWLLLIVAIIPGEEIFWRGFVLNRLLKLVKPWLAIVISTALITILISFSDSFALIISTLIANLFWNLLYLYRPSLLMTYLSHVLFIFLLLSLLPIY comes from the coding sequence TTGAAAAGCAGCAAGATAGATTTAAAATTAATTATCGGTCTTATTATTTCTGCCATCTTGATTTTCATTACATTTAATTATACAGAGAGCTTCTGGTATATATACGGAGCCAGTATGTTATTTTTACTTAGCTTCAGCATTTTTACTGTTGATTTGAAAAAAAGATATTCTTTTTTTGGCGGTCTTATTCCAGCCATTTTCTCAAGTGTTGTCTTATACATAATTTTTTATTTAGGCGCTTTACTGCTTAAAATCTTACCTTTTGGACTTGATAAATCCGTTCGTGCCGCTTTTAGTACATTCGCTACTGATTCTTGGCCGATTTGGCTTCTTCTCATTGTAGCGATTATCCCAGGTGAAGAAATTTTCTGGCGCGGATTTGTACTTAATCGATTATTAAAGTTAGTTAAACCTTGGCTCGCCATTGTAATAAGCACAGCGTTAATTACCATCCTTATAAGCTTTAGTGACAGTTTCGCTCTAATCATCAGCACGCTTATAGCTAATCTCTTTTGGAACTTGCTTTATCTTTACCGTCCAAGTCTACTGATGACTTATTTATCCCATGTATTATTCATTTTTTTACTGCTATCATTGTTGCCTATTTATTAA
- a CDS encoding carotenoid biosynthesis protein, with amino-acid sequence MLEKNYKFLLWIYIFWFLGSVLLTSLHILGPELTSIHSLFLIFAGIFAAVFFIMQYGKGLGLAITILIFVVTLCIEWMQLSYTGNAASESFEMVLNGMPITFAFIWIGLIAGTHIIAREITLKINIDWIRGGIYAIIGATMIMFFEILIDPILLQAKRLFLMNLGFTDIQVSDLVNWWTLGLILHLMIYFILSLTNRWENLKYPDLKSEIITVYWIIIVFFVFLSSFGGLWFSIAITLFANLLFTSGYYLSLAKNRKK; translated from the coding sequence GTGCTAGAAAAAAACTACAAATTTTTACTATGGATTTATATTTTTTGGTTTTTAGGAAGTGTGCTGCTCACTTCACTTCATATTTTGGGGCCGGAATTAACAAGTATTCATTCCTTATTCTTGATTTTTGCTGGAATTTTTGCAGCTGTCTTTTTTATTATGCAGTATGGTAAGGGACTGGGGTTAGCGATTACCATTTTAATTTTTGTTGTGACACTTTGTATTGAATGGATGCAGCTTAGTTATACTGGAAATGCGGCTAGCGAGAGTTTTGAAATGGTCTTAAATGGCATGCCAATTACTTTTGCTTTTATTTGGATAGGCCTTATCGCAGGAACCCATATTATTGCTAGGGAGATAACGCTTAAGATCAACATTGATTGGATACGCGGTGGAATTTATGCGATTATTGGTGCAACGATGATCATGTTTTTTGAAATTCTGATTGATCCCATTTTACTTCAAGCTAAGCGCTTATTTTTAATGAATCTTGGGTTTACGGATATTCAAGTATCGGATCTTGTTAATTGGTGGACACTTGGACTTATTTTGCACTTGATGATTTATTTTATTTTAAGTTTAACGAATCGTTGGGAGAATTTGAAATATCCAGATTTAAAATCAGAAATTATTACGGTTTATTGGATCATTATTGTTTTCTTTGTCTTTTTATCATCTTTTGGTGGTTTATGGTTTTCGATTGCTATTACTTTATTTGCGAATCTACTTTTTACAAGTGGCTATTATTTAAGTTTAGCTAAAAATAGAAAAAAATAA
- a CDS encoding NAD(P)/FAD-dependent oxidoreductase, producing the protein MTTKKVIIIGAGPGGLAAAMRLIYHGYQVEIYEKNNQIGGRTGILELGNYRFDIGPASITMPHVFTALFMECGLNIRDYINFIPIQPTYELHFGDLKFSPSDNQATMLREINKAFPGNEENYLKFMTDNAKKMLFITPLNESSFSSLFDYFKPNMIRAIPSLHIGRNLSDEISRYFYDKRLRLAFSFQTKYLGMAPEDTPAAYSVIPFAEYYYGTYHTTGGQHLLTKTMADYITNSGGKIFLNSKVTDFEIKNRTIQSMTLSTGEKITGDAFFINGDFAYSMLNLFKNKRPFKKKKIEASKYSASGFVIYLGLDKQFPIAHQTVLFKNTAEDNIIHITNPSPNDTSLAPIGHSSIRIIVYVPNNKSATPWNDIKQTFRDKIMKQVQTKLDLPDLENHIVCEKVITPIDWENDYHLHLGALFGMQQTFSQLGPFRMPSMLSRRMKNAYIVGRDAHPGSSLPTILEGAAIATKLFMKRMKK; encoded by the coding sequence GTGACAACTAAGAAAGTAATTATCATCGGGGCTGGACCCGGTGGCCTAGCTGCTGCAATGCGCCTTATTTATCATGGTTATCAAGTAGAAATTTATGAAAAAAACAATCAAATTGGCGGCCGAACCGGTATATTAGAATTAGGGAATTATCGTTTTGACATCGGCCCTGCATCCATTACGATGCCACATGTCTTTACTGCACTTTTTATGGAATGTGGTTTAAATATTCGCGACTATATTAATTTTATACCCATTCAACCGACTTACGAACTCCATTTTGGCGATCTCAAATTTTCACCATCTGATAACCAAGCCACGATGCTACGTGAAATTAACAAAGCTTTCCCTGGAAATGAAGAAAATTACTTGAAATTCATGACTGATAATGCGAAAAAAATGCTTTTTATCACACCACTAAATGAATCTTCTTTTTCAAGTTTATTCGATTATTTTAAGCCCAATATGATTCGAGCGATTCCAAGTCTTCATATTGGACGTAATTTATCAGATGAAATTTCGCGTTATTTTTATGATAAACGTTTGCGTCTTGCTTTCTCCTTTCAAACGAAATACTTAGGAATGGCGCCAGAAGATACACCAGCTGCTTATAGTGTTATTCCCTTTGCTGAATATTATTACGGCACATACCACACAACAGGCGGCCAACATCTGTTAACAAAAACAATGGCCGATTATATCACGAATAGCGGTGGAAAAATCTTTTTAAACAGTAAAGTAACTGACTTTGAGATAAAAAATAGAACCATTCAATCAATGACCCTTTCAACTGGTGAAAAAATAACCGGTGATGCATTTTTCATTAATGGAGATTTTGCTTATTCCATGTTAAATCTTTTCAAAAATAAACGGCCATTTAAGAAAAAAAAGATTGAGGCAAGTAAATATTCAGCAAGTGGCTTTGTCATTTATTTAGGACTGGATAAACAGTTCCCAATTGCCCACCAAACCGTACTTTTTAAAAACACAGCAGAAGATAACATAATCCATATTACGAATCCTTCCCCAAATGATACTTCACTTGCTCCAATTGGGCATTCTAGTATTCGGATTATCGTTTATGTACCAAATAATAAAAGTGCGACCCCTTGGAATGATATCAAACAAACTTTCCGCGATAAAATAATGAAACAAGTACAAACAAAACTAGATTTACCTGATCTTGAAAACCATATTGTTTGCGAAAAAGTTATCACACCAATTGATTGGGAAAACGATTATCATCTTCACCTTGGCGCGCTTTTTGGAATGCAACAAACATTTAGTCAGCTAGGCCCTTTCCGCATGCCTAGCATGTTAAGCCGCCGCATGAAAAACGCCTATATCGTTGGCCGAGACGCTCACCCTGGTAGCTCACTTCCTACCATTCTAGAAGGAGCAGCCATTGCTACTAAATTATTTATGAAACGCATGAAAAAATAA
- a CDS encoding DUF2187 family protein has product MADVHVGDIIECKNGHTGIVEKINENSVIVVLTRTENFDRLGIEEKTVVNHRNYKIIHSSQNDH; this is encoded by the coding sequence ATGGCAGACGTGCATGTTGGCGATATTATTGAATGCAAAAATGGCCATACAGGAATTGTAGAAAAGATAAATGAAAATTCCGTAATTGTTGTTCTAACCCGTACAGAAAATTTCGATCGCCTAGGAATTGAAGAAAAAACAGTCGTCAATCATCGAAATTACAAAATCATCCACTCATCTCAAAATGATCACTAA
- a CDS encoding phosphocarrier protein HPr — MEQASFKIIDETGIHARPATVLVQAASKYTSDVQLEYTDKKVNLKSIMGVMSLGVGQNAEVVIYAEGSDEKEAITGLTEVLKKEGLAE, encoded by the coding sequence ATGGAACAAGCAAGTTTTAAAATAATTGATGAAACAGGAATTCACGCACGACCGGCAACAGTACTCGTTCAGGCTGCAAGTAAATACACTTCTGATGTTCAACTTGAATACACAGATAAAAAAGTAAACCTTAAATCTATCATGGGTGTTATGTCTCTTGGCGTTGGCCAAAATGCTGAGGTTGTCATTTATGCTGAGGGAAGCGATGAAAAAGAAGCAATTACAGGCTTAACTGAGGTACTTAAGAAAGAAGGCTTGGCTGAATAA
- the ptsP gene encoding phosphoenolpyruvate--protein phosphotransferase yields MTKELKGIAASDGIAIAKAYLLVEPDLSFEKSVVTDAESEVKRFHSAVEISKKELATIRDKAAASLGEDKAQIFDAHLLVLNDPELLGPIEESIKSSKSNAEFALKETTDTFIGMFESMDNEYMRERAADIKDVRKRVLSHLLGVSIPNPALIDEEVVVVAADLTPSDTAQLNRNFVKGFVTDIGGRTSHSAIMARSLEIPAIVGTKEVTASVKNDQMIIIDGLEGNVIIEPTDDQIAHYKQVQSDFARQKAEWEKLKHEKTVSKDGIHVELAANIGTPNDLEGVNANGGEAVGLYRTEFLYMGRDNFPTEEEQFEAYKTVLEGMKDRSVVVRTLDIGGDKTLPYLELPEEMNPFLGFRAIRLCFANQELFRTQLRALLRASVYGKLKIMFPMIATIGEFRQAKAILLDEKEKLVASGTKVADDIELGIMIEIPAAAVLADQFAKEVDFFSIGTNDLIQYTMAADRMNERVAYLYQPYNPSILRLIKNVINASHKEGKWTGMCGEMAGDQTAIPLLLGMGLDEFSMSASSILKSRSLIKRLDKSEMAKLAEEALTKGTAEEVVDLVNKYTAE; encoded by the coding sequence ATGACAAAAGAGTTGAAAGGTATCGCAGCATCTGATGGGATTGCCATTGCGAAAGCTTATCTGCTCGTAGAACCAGATCTTTCTTTTGAAAAGTCGGTTGTAACCGATGCAGAAAGTGAAGTTAAACGTTTTCATAGTGCTGTTGAAATTTCTAAAAAAGAACTAGCAACAATTCGCGATAAAGCGGCGGCTAGCCTTGGCGAAGATAAGGCTCAAATTTTTGATGCACATTTACTTGTCTTAAATGATCCAGAATTACTTGGACCCATTGAAGAAAGTATTAAATCAAGCAAATCAAATGCGGAATTTGCGCTTAAGGAAACAACAGATACATTTATTGGCATGTTTGAATCGATGGATAACGAATATATGCGTGAACGTGCAGCTGATATTAAAGACGTTCGTAAACGCGTGCTTTCGCATCTTTTAGGTGTATCCATTCCAAATCCAGCATTAATTGATGAGGAAGTTGTTGTTGTTGCAGCAGATTTAACACCGTCTGATACAGCACAACTTAATCGCAATTTTGTTAAAGGTTTTGTAACAGATATTGGTGGGCGTACGTCCCATTCTGCCATTATGGCTCGTTCCCTTGAGATTCCAGCCATTGTTGGTACAAAAGAAGTAACAGCAAGTGTTAAAAATGACCAAATGATCATTATCGATGGGCTTGAAGGAAATGTAATTATTGAGCCAACTGATGATCAAATCGCTCATTACAAGCAAGTTCAATCCGATTTTGCTCGTCAAAAAGCAGAATGGGAAAAACTAAAACATGAGAAAACAGTTTCCAAAGATGGTATTCATGTTGAGCTTGCTGCTAATATTGGTACGCCAAATGATCTTGAAGGCGTCAATGCAAATGGTGGTGAAGCAGTAGGGCTTTATAGAACTGAATTCTTGTATATGGGTCGTGACAACTTCCCAACAGAAGAAGAGCAATTTGAAGCCTACAAAACTGTTTTGGAAGGTATGAAAGATCGTTCTGTTGTCGTTCGTACACTGGATATCGGTGGAGACAAAACACTTCCTTACCTTGAGCTTCCAGAAGAGATGAACCCATTCTTAGGGTTCAGAGCTATTCGTTTGTGTTTTGCTAATCAAGAGTTGTTCCGTACACAGTTACGTGCGTTACTTCGTGCAAGTGTGTATGGAAAGCTTAAAATCATGTTTCCAATGATTGCTACGATTGGCGAGTTCCGTCAAGCAAAAGCAATTTTACTTGACGAAAAAGAGAAATTAGTTGCGTCTGGCACAAAAGTCGCTGATGATATCGAACTTGGTATTATGATTGAAATTCCAGCAGCAGCAGTTTTAGCTGATCAATTTGCAAAAGAAGTAGATTTCTTCTCAATTGGAACAAACGATTTGATTCAATATACGATGGCTGCGGATCGGATGAATGAACGTGTTGCTTACCTTTATCAGCCGTACAATCCATCTATTCTAAGATTGATCAAAAATGTCATTAATGCATCACACAAAGAGGGCAAATGGACTGGTATGTGTGGCGAAATGGCAGGAGATCAAACAGCAATTCCTCTTCTTCTTGGTATGGGACTAGATGAGTTTTCAATGAGTGCATCAAGTATTCTTAAGTCACGTTCACTTATCAAGCGCTTAGATAAGTCAGAAATGGCAAAACTAGCTGAAGAAGCATTAACAAAGGGTACAGCTGAAGAAGTTGTTGATTTGGTTAATAAATATACGGCTGAGTAA
- a CDS encoding YdcF family protein gives MFLGYIVLIFLAIFVGLSIFDRRRISNGIFLTIGLFFLLLFILGFVLNAANEREWLRIIVIGVFILILLMLPLFIIGIGVGLVANGRLMMKREGRRLANLLPLFLGLLILGLIAWGFALGVIEHIIWLSVPFFFAVMICGYFSFFFLCFLVSMIAYRISFLRKNQDFIIVLGSGLIGDRVPPLLASRLNRAIQFSEKQIQKTGKKATFIVSGGQGANELMSEANAMRLYLLDKGIPEEYIIMEDKSTNTLENMRFSKQKMDSILDKYNSIFATNNFHLFRASLYARKAGLKSHGIGSKTAYYYLPNALLREFIAIVMMYKWVHITLIILMLLPFVLLFFLFYFQY, from the coding sequence TTGTTTTTAGGTTACATCGTATTGATTTTTCTTGCTATTTTTGTGGGGTTATCTATTTTTGATCGTCGGAGAATTAGCAATGGTATCTTTTTGACAATTGGTTTGTTTTTTTTGTTATTATTCATTTTAGGTTTTGTTCTTAATGCAGCGAATGAGCGTGAATGGTTAAGAATCATCGTTATTGGCGTCTTTATTTTAATTTTGCTGATGTTGCCGCTTTTCATTATTGGTATTGGCGTTGGCTTAGTAGCAAATGGCCGTTTAATGATGAAAAGAGAAGGGAGAAGATTAGCTAATTTATTGCCGCTTTTTTTAGGCCTACTTATTTTAGGACTTATTGCTTGGGGATTTGCTTTAGGGGTTATTGAACATATTATATGGCTTAGTGTTCCGTTCTTCTTTGCGGTGATGATTTGTGGTTATTTTTCTTTTTTCTTTCTCTGCTTTTTAGTATCTATGATTGCTTATCGCATTAGCTTCTTGCGCAAAAATCAGGATTTTATTATTGTACTTGGAAGTGGCCTTATTGGCGATCGTGTGCCACCACTTCTTGCAAGCAGGTTAAACCGAGCGATTCAATTTTCGGAAAAACAAATTCAAAAAACGGGAAAAAAGGCTACTTTTATTGTTTCAGGTGGTCAAGGCGCGAATGAATTGATGTCAGAAGCAAATGCTATGCGGCTTTATTTACTTGATAAAGGAATTCCAGAAGAGTATATTATTATGGAAGATAAGTCGACGAATACGCTTGAGAATATGCGTTTTTCTAAACAAAAGATGGACAGTATTTTAGATAAATATAACAGTATTTTTGCAACTAATAATTTTCATTTATTCCGTGCAAGTTTATACGCAAGGAAAGCTGGATTGAAAAGTCATGGTATTGGCTCAAAGACCGCTTATTACTATTTACCTAACGCTTTACTTCGAGAGTTTATTGCCATTGTAATGATGTATAAATGGGTACATATAACGCTTATTATTCTTATGTTACTTCCATTTGTTTTACTGTTTTTCTTATTCTATTTTCAATATTAG
- a CDS encoding NAD(P)-dependent oxidoreductase: MKRIGFVGTGVMGASMALNLLRAGYEVLIYTRTKAKARKLLQEGAVWQEDIKQLAETVDVVITMVGYPSDVEELYLGEYGILATLKPGKLAIDMTTSSPMLAKKIANEAKEADIDVLDAPVSGGDVGAKNGSLTIMVGGDEAAFNKAKPLFERLGQNVILQGAAGSGQHTKMVNQIAIASNMIGVTEAIVYAEAAGLNPERVLASISFGAAQSWSLSNLAPRVFKNDFTPGFFIKHFIKDMRIALDEANKMAIDLPGLKLAEKMYQTLADQGLSEKGTQALINYYSRQI; encoded by the coding sequence TTGAAACGAATTGGTTTTGTCGGGACTGGAGTTATGGGGGCTAGTATGGCTCTTAATTTATTGCGTGCTGGTTATGAAGTATTGATTTATACACGCACAAAAGCTAAAGCTCGGAAATTGTTGCAAGAGGGAGCTGTTTGGCAGGAGGATATAAAGCAGCTCGCGGAAACGGTTGATGTTGTGATTACAATGGTTGGCTATCCAAGTGATGTTGAAGAGCTTTATTTAGGTGAGTATGGTATTTTGGCAACACTAAAACCAGGAAAACTTGCTATTGATATGACAACTTCTTCACCCATGCTTGCGAAAAAAATTGCAAATGAAGCCAAAGAAGCGGATATTGATGTTTTAGATGCTCCAGTATCAGGGGGCGATGTTGGCGCAAAAAACGGTTCACTCACCATCATGGTGGGCGGTGATGAGGCGGCTTTTAACAAAGCAAAACCGCTTTTTGAACGCCTTGGACAAAACGTTATTTTACAAGGTGCGGCTGGTTCGGGGCAGCATACAAAAATGGTTAATCAAATTGCGATCGCATCAAACATGATTGGCGTTACAGAAGCGATTGTTTACGCTGAGGCAGCTGGACTAAATCCTGAACGCGTGCTAGCGTCGATTTCTTTTGGTGCCGCTCAGAGTTGGTCGCTTTCAAACTTAGCTCCTCGTGTTTTTAAAAATGATTTTACACCGGGATTTTTCATTAAACATTTCATTAAAGATATGCGTATTGCACTTGATGAAGCCAATAAGATGGCGATTGATCTTCCTGGTTTGAAACTTGCTGAAAAAATGTATCAAACGCTTGCTGATCAAGGCTTAAGTGAAAAAGGGACGCAAGCGTTAATTAACTATTATTCTAGACAGATATAA
- a CDS encoding aminotransferase class I/II-fold pyridoxal phosphate-dependent enzyme has product MPKPIKKEMANIEISGIRKFNNQINDIPDMIRLTLGEPDFKTPEHIKQKAIKAIHEDFTNYTANAGMPELRAGVANYLNNKHQLEISEEEVIITVGATEAIAISLETILTAEDEVILPDPVYPGYEPLIQLAGAKTVKIDTTETAFKVTPEALKKAITDKTKAVILPYPSNPTGVTLTKKELEDIANILRDTGIYVIADEIYSELTYQGKHYSIRSCLKEQAIVINGLSKSHAMIGWRIGFLIADKWLIQEMLKIHQYTVTCATSISQVAALEAVSAGADDPFPMRTEYKTRAGFVFDRLTKMGFEVVKPDGAFYFFVKLPDEITIPSFDWAIKLAHEAKVAVVPGNAFSEKGDRYFRLSYAASFDLLAEAMDRLANFMEEV; this is encoded by the coding sequence TTGCCAAAACCAATAAAAAAAGAGATGGCGAACATTGAAATTAGCGGAATTCGCAAGTTTAACAATCAGATTAATGACATTCCTGATATGATTCGCCTTACATTAGGTGAACCCGATTTCAAAACGCCAGAACATATTAAACAAAAAGCAATCAAAGCTATTCATGAAGATTTTACTAACTATACAGCAAACGCAGGAATGCCTGAACTTAGAGCAGGTGTTGCCAACTATTTGAACAATAAACATCAATTAGAGATCTCTGAAGAGGAAGTTATCATAACAGTTGGTGCAACAGAAGCCATTGCGATTTCACTTGAAACGATTTTAACCGCAGAAGATGAAGTGATTCTACCAGATCCAGTTTATCCTGGTTATGAGCCACTCATCCAGCTTGCCGGTGCAAAAACGGTGAAAATCGATACAACGGAAACTGCTTTTAAAGTGACACCTGAAGCGTTAAAAAAAGCGATCACGGACAAAACAAAAGCTGTCATTTTACCTTATCCTTCTAATCCAACCGGCGTTACACTAACTAAAAAAGAGTTAGAAGATATCGCTAATATTCTTCGTGATACGGGCATTTATGTCATTGCTGATGAAATTTATAGTGAGCTTACTTACCAAGGAAAACATTATTCCATTCGCTCATGTCTAAAAGAACAAGCCATTGTCATAAATGGCTTGTCGAAATCACATGCTATGATTGGCTGGCGAATTGGCTTTTTAATTGCTGATAAATGGTTAATTCAAGAAATGCTTAAAATTCACCAATATACAGTCACCTGCGCGACTTCAATCAGCCAAGTAGCCGCGCTTGAAGCTGTTTCAGCAGGGGCTGATGACCCGTTTCCTATGCGTACAGAATACAAAACACGAGCCGGATTTGTATTCGACCGTCTAACGAAAATGGGATTTGAAGTGGTCAAACCAGACGGAGCCTTTTATTTCTTTGTTAAACTACCAGATGAGATCACAATCCCTTCTTTTGACTGGGCAATAAAACTTGCACACGAAGCAAAAGTAGCTGTTGTTCCCGGCAATGCTTTTTCTGAAAAAGGAGATCGCTACTTCCGATTATCCTATGCCGCTTCCTTCGATCTCTTAGCTGAAGCCATGGATCGTTTAGCTAACTTTATGGAAGAAGTTTGA
- a CDS encoding YkuJ family protein — protein sequence MSQLMGIIQRLNAMQEDDSAETQARRFEKEGTPVCEVKYFRDSKEFEIEIYALNSKYQFTDTDWTAIEIFEILQEN from the coding sequence GTGTCTCAATTGATGGGAATTATTCAACGTTTAAATGCCATGCAAGAGGACGATTCCGCAGAAACACAGGCAAGACGCTTTGAAAAAGAAGGCACGCCTGTATGTGAAGTGAAATATTTTCGAGATTCAAAGGAATTTGAAATTGAAATTTACGCACTAAATAGTAAGTATCAATTTACTGATACTGACTGGACAGCGATTGAAATTTTTGAAATTCTACAAGAAAATTGA
- the cbpB gene encoding cyclic-di-AMP-binding protein CbpB: MISNRLGSFLNEKLQDGMISAEKVAHVQMGNNLEHALLVLTKCGYSTIPVLDFEFKLYGLISAALITDAIIGLERIEYERLEILKVEDAMETNFPVVKEDFDIENVVRLLVDHPFVCVTSEDFKFQGILTRKIVLKQVNHFIHVPAEEKT; encoded by the coding sequence ATGATCTCTAATAGATTAGGTTCTTTTTTAAATGAAAAACTACAAGATGGTATGATTTCAGCGGAAAAGGTAGCACATGTGCAAATGGGGAATAATTTAGAGCACGCTTTGCTTGTTTTAACAAAGTGTGGTTATTCAACGATACCTGTGTTGGATTTTGAATTTAAATTATACGGTTTAATTAGTGCAGCGCTGATTACAGATGCGATTATTGGGCTCGAGCGCATTGAGTATGAGCGACTTGAAATATTAAAAGTAGAAGATGCGATGGAAACAAATTTTCCTGTTGTAAAAGAAGACTTTGATATTGAGAATGTTGTGCGTTTACTTGTTGACCATCCTTTCGTCTGCGTTACGAGTGAGGATTTCAAATTTCAAGGAATTCTGACACGGAAAATCGTGTTAAAACAAGTAAATCACTTTATACATGTGCCTGCGGAGGAAAAAACATGA
- a CDS encoding LysR family transcriptional regulator codes for MIVTEYELLVCLAKELNMRKSAEKLFLSQPALSQRLQTIESRWEAKIFIRTQKGLLLTPEGEAIVRHAASVIEREHQIQEKLAAMEGVVRGTLRIACASVVAQRWLPRVLKKYAELYPNVQISLHTGWSSEVHQHLISGSVHLGIVRGDTNWKSKKKHLFTDPLILVDREMRRIEDIFTTDRPFIQFKSDSSYYDIIQDYWQRNFGKAPKRVVLVDQIETARQMALNGIGFAILPAVTMIRNDEDICKIPLTEKDGTIASRDTTLLTYEQSLSLPQVRTFLEIANDFLETEI; via the coding sequence ATGATTGTAACAGAATATGAATTGCTTGTTTGTCTCGCTAAAGAACTGAATATGCGGAAAAGTGCTGAAAAATTGTTTTTAAGCCAGCCAGCCCTATCTCAGCGACTGCAAACGATTGAAAGCCGTTGGGAAGCAAAAATTTTCATTCGGACACAAAAAGGTCTTTTACTCACACCAGAAGGAGAAGCCATTGTTCGTCATGCAGCAAGCGTTATTGAACGGGAACATCAAATCCAGGAGAAGCTAGCCGCGATGGAAGGTGTTGTTCGTGGGACGCTTAGAATTGCTTGTGCGAGCGTGGTTGCACAGAGATGGCTGCCACGTGTGTTAAAAAAATATGCTGAGCTTTATCCAAATGTGCAAATTTCACTCCATACGGGGTGGAGCAGTGAAGTCCACCAACATCTTATTTCCGGTAGCGTTCATTTAGGGATTGTCCGTGGGGATACCAATTGGAAAAGTAAGAAAAAACATTTATTTACAGACCCTTTAATTTTAGTTGACCGTGAGATGCGCCGTATTGAGGATATTTTTACAACAGATCGACCCTTTATTCAATTTAAAAGCGATTCAAGCTATTACGACATTATCCAAGATTATTGGCAACGTAATTTTGGAAAAGCGCCAAAGCGTGTCGTGCTAGTGGACCAAATTGAAACAGCACGTCAAATGGCATTGAACGGTATTGGCTTTGCTATCTTGCCTGCTGTTACAATGATTCGAAATGATGAAGATATTTGTAAAATCCCGTTAACAGAAAAAGACGGCACGATTGCAAGCCGTGATACAACACTATTGACTTATGAACAGTCGCTATCCCTTCCGCAAGTGCGGACTTTTTTGGAAATTGCAAATGATTTCCTTGAAACAGAAATCTAA
- the dapD gene encoding 2,3,4,5-tetrahydropyridine-2,6-dicarboxylate N-acetyltransferase, which yields MEQMDAQQIISFIQNSKKSTPVKLYIKGKLKQITFPKEVQTFISENAGTIFGEWSVIEPLLKENKQYIEDYVIENDRRNSAIPLLDLKSINARIEPGVVIRDQVTIGDNAVIMMGASINIGAVIGEQTMIDMNVVMGGRATVGKNCHIGAGTVLAGVIEPPSADPVVIEDDVVVGANTVILEGVRVGKGAVVAAGAIVTKNVEPGTVVAGVPARVLKEIDAKTASKTEIMQGLRQL from the coding sequence ATGGAACAAATGGATGCACAACAAATTATCTCATTTATTCAAAACAGTAAAAAAAGCACACCTGTTAAACTTTACATAAAGGGAAAGTTAAAGCAAATCACTTTTCCAAAAGAGGTTCAAACGTTTATTTCTGAGAATGCGGGAACAATTTTCGGCGAATGGAGCGTTATTGAACCCCTTCTTAAGGAGAATAAACAATATATTGAAGATTACGTTATTGAAAATGATCGCCGGAATTCAGCTATTCCGCTACTAGATCTTAAATCGATTAATGCTCGAATTGAGCCAGGGGTTGTTATTCGCGACCAAGTAACGATTGGAGATAATGCGGTTATCATGATGGGAGCAAGCATCAATATTGGGGCTGTGATTGGTGAGCAGACGATGATTGATATGAATGTTGTCATGGGTGGTCGGGCAACCGTAGGGAAAAATTGTCATATTGGTGCAGGTACTGTGTTAGCTGGTGTCATTGAGCCACCAAGTGCTGATCCTGTAGTGATTGAAGATGATGTGGTTGTTGGGGCAAATACCGTGATTTTAGAAGGTGTTCGCGTTGGTAAAGGGGCAGTTGTTGCCGCTGGAGCTATTGTTACGAAAAACGTTGAGCCGGGTACTGTTGTTGCAGGTGTTCCTGCACGTGTTTTAAAAGAAATCGATGCCAAAACAGCATCTAAAACAGAAATCATGCAAGGATTACGTCAACTTTA